Proteins co-encoded in one Nicotiana sylvestris chromosome 7, ASM39365v2, whole genome shotgun sequence genomic window:
- the LOC104215695 gene encoding uncharacterized protein, with protein MEARVGVEGGARKFLQQPQKSQQHHHYHTQQQQQPQPQPQIGTVPQLLAGGIAGAFSKTCTAPLARLTILFQVQGMHSDIAVLSKPSICREALRIVNEEGFRAFWKGNLVTIAHRLPYSSVNFYSYERYKSLLKTIPGLDGKGGNAGADIFVHFVGGGLAGITAAAATYPLDLVRTRLAAQRNAAYYQGIWHALRTICRDEGVFGLYKGLGATLLGVGPSIAISFSVYEALRSHWQTQRPDDPTVAVSLACGSLSGIASSTATFPLDLVRRRKQLEGAGGRARVYNTGIMGIFKHIIKTEGLRGLYRGIMPEYYKVVPSVGIVFMTYETLKKLLSQGPFDS; from the exons ATGGAAGCCAGAGTAGGAGTTGAGGGTGGTGCAAGAAAGTTTTTACAACAACCCCAAAAGTCACAACAACATCACCATTAtcacacacaacaacaacagcagccaCAGCCTCAACCTCAGATTGGTACTGTGCCTCAGCTTCTTGCTGGTGGCATTGCTGGTGCTTTCAGCAAAACCTGTACTGCTCCCCTCGCCCGCCTCACCATTCTTTTTCAG GTTCAAGGTATGCATTCAGATATAGCAGTATTAAGCAAGCCCAGTATATGTCGTGAGGCATTGCGAATAGTCAACGAAGAAGGATTCAGGGCTTTTTGGAAGGGGAACTTGGTTACTATTGCTCACAGGCTACCGTATTCCTCAGTCAATTTCTACTCTTATGAACGCTACAAGAGT CTATTGAAAACAATTCCTGGCCTGGATGGTAAAGGAGGAAATGCAGGTGCCGATATTTTTGTGCACTTTGTTGGTGGTGGATTGGCTGGAATAACAGCAGCTGCTGCCACCTACCCGTTGGATCTTGTCAGGACAAGATTAGCTGCACAG AGGAATGCGGCATACTATCAGGGCATCTGGCACGCTCTTCGTACCATTTGCAGAGATGAAGGCGTTTTTGGGTTGTACAAAGGGCTTGGTGCTACATTACTG GGTGTTGGACCTAGCATAGCAATAAGCTTTTCCGTCTATGAGGCTTTGAGATCTCACTGGCAGACTCAAAG GCCCGATGATCCTACTGTTGCAGTCAGCCTTGCTTGTGGAAGTCTTTCAGGAATTGCATCTTCCACTG CAACTttccctttggatcttgtgaggCGAAGAAAGCAGTTGGAAGGAGCAGGAGGACGTGCACGTGTGTACAACACTGGCATAATGGGGATATTTAAGCACATAATCAAAACTGAAGGCTTACGTGGTTTGTACAGAGGGATAATGCCCGAGTACTACAAAGTAGTTCCCAGTGTGGGAATTGTGTTCATGACGTACGAGACACTGAAGAAGCTTCTATCTCAAGGACCGTTTGATTCTTGA
- the LOC104229930 gene encoding BEL1-like homeodomain protein 9 isoform X1: MAEGFEPYHVPQQSRRDKLRVLVDDNLQLQNYAPYYDPSIIPSDLPTFQEINGTPFLYTPQNLRFLDQSLRTSSEIMVHNSSNNNTNGQGLSLSLSSLHHNSTTNHDLLSKSSCVPLGPFTGYSLILKRSRFLKPAQLLLEELCDVGREKLAADDSNLMDFPHENIVVDRQDCSNGDEHGKKKSRLILMLDEVYQRYKQYHQQLQMVVTSFEAVAGLGNAAPFANLALKTMSKHFNCLKNAITDQLQFTNESRHGQRNCERDPIPRAGKGLYGQKPDQIRNNAGFADRTQPVWRPQRGLPERAVTVLRAWLFDHFLHPYPTDTDKVMLAKQTGLSRNQVSNWFINARVRLWKPMVEEIHMLETKEAHNKSSQREGQNSNNNSIEHFPTSNSHAACETPSTSVPRLQDTPSKRTRNDFPMGNADSISLSYGNLSTGTGGVSLTLGLHQNTGIGLSDPFPINAARRFGIDANSDRFMVGGFEEQNGQFGRNIVGGQFLHDFAG; encoded by the exons ATGGCTGAAGGATTTGAACCATATCATGTCCCACAACAAAGTAGAAGAGATAAACTTCGAGTTTTAGTTGATGATAATCTCCAACTCCAAAATTATGCTCCTTATTACGATCCATCAATTATACCATCAGATTTGCCAACTTTTCAAGAAATTAATGGCACCCCATTTCTTTATACACCTCAAAACCTAAGATTTCTTGATCAATCTCTCCGTACTAGTAGTGAAATTATGGTGCataatagtagtaataataataCAAATGGTCAAGGTTTATCTTTGTCTTTGTCATCTCTTCATCACAACAGTACTACAAATCATGACTTGTTGTCAAAGAGTAGTTGTGTTCCACTTGGACCTTTTACGGGGTACTCTTTAATTCTAAAGAGATCAAGGTTTTTGAAGCCTGCACAATTGTTGTTGGAAGAATTATGTGATGTGGGTAGAGAAAAATTAGCAGCTGATGATTCCAATTTAATGGATTTTCcacatgagaatattgttgttGATCGACAAGATTGTAGTAATGGAGATGAGCATGGGAAGAAGAAATCCAGGTTAATTTTGATGCTTGATGAG GTGTACCAAAGGTATAAGCAGTATCATCAGCAACTACAGATGGTTGTGACATCTTTTGAAGCTGTTGCTGGACTTGGGAATGCAGCGCCCTTTGcaaatttagctttaaaaacgATGTCTAAACACTTCAACTGTCTTAAAAATGCCATCACGGACCAACTGCAATTTACAAACGAATCTCGTCATGGTCAAAGAAATTGTGAAAGAGACCCTATCCCTAGAGCTGGCAAAGGACTCTATGGCCAAAAACCAGATCAAATCCGCAATAATGCTGGATTTGCTGATAGGACTCAACCTGTTTGGCGACCACAAAGAGGGCTTCCTGAGCGTGCAGTGACCGTTCTTAGGGCTTGGTTGTTTGACCATTTTCTTCATCC TTACCCCACGGACACTGACAAAGTAATGTTAGCCAAACAGACTGGCCTCTCAAGGAATCAG GTTTCTAATTGGTTCATCAATGCAAGAGTAAGACTCTGGAAACCTATGGTGGAGGAGATACACATGCTTGAAACCAAGGAAGCTCATAATAAATCTTCTCAAAGGGAGGGAcaaaacagcaacaacaactccATTGAACATTTTCCTACGAGTAATTCACATGCAGCATGTGAAACTCCATCTACTTCTGTACCAAGATTACAAGACACTCCATCAAAACGAACCCGAAATGATTTTCCAATGGGAAACGCGGATTCAATAAGTTTATCTTATGGCAATTTATCAACTGGAACCGGTGGCGTGTCCTTAACCTTGGGCCTTCATCAGAATACTGGGATTGGTTTATCGGATCCCTTTCCGATTAATGCAGCTCGACGTTTTGGTATTGATGCAAATAGTGACAGGTTTATGGTTGGTGGATTTGAAGAACAAAACGGACAGTTTGGAAGAAATATTGTTGGTGGGCAGTTTTTGCATGATTTTGCCGGTTGA
- the LOC104229930 gene encoding BEL1-like homeodomain protein 9 isoform X2 — MAEGFEPYHVPQQSRRDKLRVLVDDNLQLQNYAPYYDPSIIPSDLPTFQEINGTPFLYTPQNLRFLDQSLRTSSEIMVHNSSNNNTNGQGLSLSLSSLHHNSTTNHDLLSKSSCVPLGPFTGYSLILKRSRFLKPAQLLLEELCDVGREKLAADDSNLMDFPHENIVVDRQDCSNGDEHGKKKSRLILMLDEVYQRYKQYHQQLQMVVTSFEAVAGLGNAAPFANLALKTMSKHFNCLKNAITDQLQFTNESRHGQRNCERDPIPRAGKGLYGQKPDQIRNNAGFADRTQPVWRPQRGLPERAVTVLRAWLFDHFLHPYPTDTDKVMLAKQTGLSRNQVVNCYAIPNTSCHESGF, encoded by the exons ATGGCTGAAGGATTTGAACCATATCATGTCCCACAACAAAGTAGAAGAGATAAACTTCGAGTTTTAGTTGATGATAATCTCCAACTCCAAAATTATGCTCCTTATTACGATCCATCAATTATACCATCAGATTTGCCAACTTTTCAAGAAATTAATGGCACCCCATTTCTTTATACACCTCAAAACCTAAGATTTCTTGATCAATCTCTCCGTACTAGTAGTGAAATTATGGTGCataatagtagtaataataataCAAATGGTCAAGGTTTATCTTTGTCTTTGTCATCTCTTCATCACAACAGTACTACAAATCATGACTTGTTGTCAAAGAGTAGTTGTGTTCCACTTGGACCTTTTACGGGGTACTCTTTAATTCTAAAGAGATCAAGGTTTTTGAAGCCTGCACAATTGTTGTTGGAAGAATTATGTGATGTGGGTAGAGAAAAATTAGCAGCTGATGATTCCAATTTAATGGATTTTCcacatgagaatattgttgttGATCGACAAGATTGTAGTAATGGAGATGAGCATGGGAAGAAGAAATCCAGGTTAATTTTGATGCTTGATGAG GTGTACCAAAGGTATAAGCAGTATCATCAGCAACTACAGATGGTTGTGACATCTTTTGAAGCTGTTGCTGGACTTGGGAATGCAGCGCCCTTTGcaaatttagctttaaaaacgATGTCTAAACACTTCAACTGTCTTAAAAATGCCATCACGGACCAACTGCAATTTACAAACGAATCTCGTCATGGTCAAAGAAATTGTGAAAGAGACCCTATCCCTAGAGCTGGCAAAGGACTCTATGGCCAAAAACCAGATCAAATCCGCAATAATGCTGGATTTGCTGATAGGACTCAACCTGTTTGGCGACCACAAAGAGGGCTTCCTGAGCGTGCAGTGACCGTTCTTAGGGCTTGGTTGTTTGACCATTTTCTTCATCC TTACCCCACGGACACTGACAAAGTAATGTTAGCCAAACAGACTGGCCTCTCAAGGAATCAG GTCGTTAATTGCTACGCTATACCCAATACAAGTTGTCATGAATCAGGTTTCTAA